A genomic segment from Synchiropus splendidus isolate RoL2022-P1 chromosome 18, RoL_Sspl_1.0, whole genome shotgun sequence encodes:
- the camta1a gene encoding calmodulin-binding transcription activator 1 isoform X16, with the protein MAAENKPEGLKKVRNPDRMYRSAVCYAGHGPPKSISDDTETNNEHGHLKIYLPKKLLECLPKCTSLPKERHRWNTNEEIAAYLITFEKHEEWLTTSPKTRPQNGSMILYNRKKVKYRKDGYCWKKRKDGKTTREDHMKLKVQGVECLYGCYVHSSIIPTFHRRCYWLLQNPDIVLVHYLNVPAIEDCGKPCGPILCSINTDKKEWAKWTKEELIGQLKPMFHGIKWTCSNGNSSSGFSVEQLVQQILDSHQTKPPPRTHNCLCTGTLGAGSSVHHKCNSAKHRIISPKVDPRTGAYSSAHSEVQNNDVSEGKTEHTGHGGGKNSGGGGGGTTREKRNGKVHKPVLLHQNSTEVSSTNQVEVPDTTQNSPVSISSGLNSDPDMADSPAVTGMSHVASVMSGLSQGVFMSDVTGDPVYSMSPTGGPNTHLMGADAASQGLVLSVASDRHKFAFPGGGVGEAGAAGGGDSLAMLSSAGVSEELVLSSSLDAAGLKIPETNMNFDPDCFLNNPKQGQTYGGSALKTEGSTASSCSSSASTNGNLQRSPSMSDNSYNFNSNLVKNIKTEDTSFEQQLAKESGYQVGSVVNCGNGVTMSSGASSGQGNLGLTPAGSLLPSGGGLSPSTTLEQMDFSAIDAKQEYTAGAATVNYGQAMSSPHMQHQSRSPSFFLQDASQSNQQGRNNLGQKTHLMEHNSHDSGAYMGLQVVKTESPGSNGHLHHHHHHQNQHRINCNGAPATDGQPGSLQLLQYQGNFPGLGADHEEVVGLEQSGNVSSVQAAEGTADSLLKNGDHIQSCATASGEGGDHYLQQTSDGGVGGSGEGVVLHNGNNSSDSGNRTQQQQQLQPLLQGTNMVQGLYNSVGAHQGLGTGASNGGGAGSGMEISLDHFDISFGNQFSDLINDFISVDGSGSTMSGGGGLYAHQLVTSHNSESQGNGGGAQQGQEDAGNRGSSYNPSDLCLQPCCSPQALNGGGGGANSGDAGSLSYMNVAEVVSAAVAHGALGMLQATGRLFIVTDYSPEWSYPEGGVKVLITGPWQEASSNYSCLFDQISVPASLIQPGVLRCYCPAHDTGLVTLQVAVSNQIISNSVVFEYKARALPSLPSSQHDWLSLDDNQFRMSILERLEQMERRMAEMANHQQQSSTGSGGAGGGTGGSGGGGGGGAVGGGGGGGANNNQSQCVSGQLQASSSFESRVVVVCEKMMSRACWAKSKHLIHSKTFRGMTLLHLAAGQGYATLIQTLIKWRTKHADSIDLELEVDPLNVDHFSCTPLMWACALGHLEAAVVLYKWDRRALAIPDSLGRLPLSIARSRGHTKLAECLEQLQREEQQPPAPLPPTTRMSFSPAPENSTTDSWMVSWANDTVVAPGSKKGGPTTTTTTISTTTTSSTTNTNPDLRRPRSEPSNYYSSEGQRDLPLAKKHKPNPEMFQTRPNKAMSVPLSLEQQQLHNLSTSPKSQSSEGLSADKNTSVGGSATTARWSSREGFPPGGLGRKGLGGSATSSLGKEKLVNRLRQREQLGMLVMADREMADAELLSYREDLENQDCLTQMDDLQVNMMTLAEHIIEATPERIKRENFTAADSVPADTSGVSNTMNWLANYLGDVEQLPSIIHLRSLYNVPLAPSSNPNISPGSSPLREGPLERPVLPSPADWSEFINASNSKVERDLAQLTLSDPEQRELYEAARLVQTAFRKYKGRPLREQQEVAAAVIQRCYKKYKQLTWIALKYALYKKMTQAAILIQSKFRSYNEQKKFQQSRRAAVLIQQYYRSYKEFGRLKPHQRGAAAAALVQHKLRSSLLTKRQDQAARKIMRFLRRCRHRVKELKRDKEHETPHQSPLAM; encoded by the exons AACCCTGACATTGTGCTCGTCCACTATTTGAATGTTCCAGCCATTGAGGATTGTGGGAAACCATGTGGGCCGATCCTCTGCTCCATCAATACAGACAAGAAAGAATGGGCCAAATGGACCAAGGAGGAGCTGATCGGGCAGCTCAAGCCCATGT TTCATGGCATCAAGTGGACTTGCAGCAATGGGAACAGCAGCTCTGGCTTCTCAGTGGAGCAGCTAGTGCAGCAGATACTGGACAGCCACCAGACTAAGCCTCCTCCCCGGACTCACAACTGCCTCTGCACAGGCACCCTGG GTGCGGGAAGCAGCGTGCACCACAAATGCAACAGCGCCAAACACCGCATCATCTCCCCAAAGGTGGACCCCCGTACCGGGGCGTACAGCAGCGCTCACTCTGAGGTCCAGAACAACGACGTGTCCGAGGGCAAAACTGAGCACACTGGCCATGGTGGGGGGAAGAACTCTGGAGGCGGCGGAGGTGGGACAACACGGGAAAAGCGCAATGGCAAAGTCCACAAGCCGGTCTTACTGCACCAGAACAGCACAGAGGTGTCATCCACCAACCAGGTGGAAGTGCCTGACACCACCCAGAACTCCCCGGTGTCCATCAGCAGCGGCCTCAACAGTGATCCAGACATGGCCGACAGTCCCGCGGTGACAGGCATGAGCCACGTGGCGTCCGTCATGTCGGGCTTGTCCCAGGGTGTATTTATGTCGGATGTGACCGGGGATCCAGTCTACAGTATGTCCCCCACCGGGGGCCCCAACACTCACCTAATGGGGGCTGATGCTGCCTCGCAGGGTTTGGTGCTGTCCGTCGCCTCTGATCGCCACAAATTTGCTTTCCCCGGGGGAGGAGTCGGGGAGGCTGGAGCTGCCGGCGGCGGAGACAGTCTGGCCATGCTGTCTTCAGCTGGTGTCTCTGAAGAACTGGTACTATCCAGCAGCCTGGATGCTGCGGGCCTCAAGATCCCGGAGACCAACATGAACTTTGACCCTGACTGCTTCTTGAATAACCCCAAACAGGGCCAGACGTATGGAGGCAGTGCACTGAAGACGGAAGGCAGCACTGCATCCTCTTGCTCTTCCAGCGCCAGCACCAACGGGAACCTGCAGCGCTCCCCGTCCATGTCCGACAACAGCTACAACTTCAACTCCAATCTGGTGAAAAACATCAAAACTGAAGACACGTCCTTCGAGCAGCAGCTGGCCAAGGAAAGCGGGTACCAGGTGGGATCGGTGGTGAATTGTGGCAATGGGGTGACAATGTCGTCCGGCGCCAGTTCGGGTCAGGGGAACCTGGGTCTGACTCCGGCAGGCTCCCTGCTTCCCTCTGGTGGAGGTCTGAGCCCCAGTACAACTTTGGAGCAGATGGATTTCAGCGCCATCGATGCGAAGCAGGAGTACACGGCTGGAGCAGCCACCGTCAACTATGGCCAGGCCATGTCCAGTCCGCATATGCAGCACCAGAGCCGCTCTCCCAGCTTCTTCCTTCAAGATGCCTCTCAGTCCAATCAGCAGGGCAGGAACAACTTGGGTCAGAAAACCCATCTGATGGAGCACAACTCCCACGACTCTGGAGCTTACATGGGCCTGCAGGTGGTGAAGACAGAGTCGCCGGGCAGTAATGggcacctccaccaccaccaccaccaccagaacCAGCACAGGATCAACTGTAATGGCGCGCCAGCCACCGACGGTCAGCCAGGGTCCCTGCAGCTTCTTCAGTACCAGGGAAACTTTCCTGGACTGGGTGCCGATCATGAGGAAGTGGTGGGCCTGGAGCAGTCTGGCAATGTGAGCTCAGTCCAGGCTGCCGAGGGCACAGCAGACAGTCTGCTGAAGAACGGGGACCACATTCAGAGCTGTGCCACTGCAAGCGGAGAAGGAGGCGATCACTATCTCCAGCAGACTTCTGACGGAGGAGTGGGAGGTTCTGGAGAAGGGGTCGTGCTTCACAATGGAAACAACAGCAGCGACAGCGGCAACCGcacacaacagcaacagcagctccaACCGCTTCTCCAAGGAACTAACATGGTCCAAGGTCTTTACAACAGTGTGGGTGCTCACCAGGGACTCGGCACCGGGGCCAGTAACGGAGGAGGGGCCGGTTCGGGCATGGAAATCAGCTTGGATCACTTCGACATTTCTTTTGGAAACCAGTTTTCAGATCTAATTAATGACTTCATATCAGTGGATGGAAGTGGCTCCACCATGTCCGGAGGTGGAGGTCTGTATGCCCACCAGCTGGTCACGTCCCACAACTCTGAGAGTCAGGGCAATGGAGGAGGAGCGCAGCAGGGTCAGGAAGATGCAGGCAACAGAGGAAGCAGCTACAACCCCTCAGACCTCTGCCTGCAACCGTGCTGTAGCCCCCAGGCGCtgaatggaggaggaggaggagcaaacTCTGGGGACGCAGGATCCTTGTCCTACATGAACGTCGCCGAGGTGGTCTCCGCTGCTGTAGCTCACGGTGCTCTGGGGATGCTCCAGGCCACTGGACGGCTCTTCATTGTCACTGACTATTCACCCGAATGGTCTTATCCTGAG GGTGGAGTGAAGGTGCTGATCACTGGCCCGTGGCAGGAGGCCAGCTCGAACTACAGCTGCCTATTTGACCAGATCTCAGTCCCTGCCTCTCTGATCCAGCCTGGAGTGCTGCGCTGCTACTGCCCCG CTCACGACACCGGCCTGGTGACACTTCAGGTGGCAGTCAGTAACCAGATCATCTCCAACTCTGTGGTTTTTGAGTACAAGGCTCGAGCTCTCCCTTCACTGCCTTCATCTCAGCACGACTGGCTCTCACTGGATG ATAACCAGTTCAGAATGTCTATCCTGGAGCGCTTGGagcagatggagaggaggatggCAGAGATGGCcaaccaccagcagcagagcagcacagGGAGTggcggagctggaggaggaacaggGGGATCAGggggcggtggtggtggtggtgccgtcggtggtggtggaggaggcggcGCTAACAATAACCAGTCACAG TGTGTGTCCGGCCAGCTGCAGGCCAGCAGCTCCTTCGAGAGTCGCGTGGTGGTGGTCTGCGAGAAGATGATGAGCCGAGCTTGCTGGGCAAAATCCAAACATTTAATCCACTCCAAGACTTTCAGAGGGATGACACTCCTGCACCTGGCTGCAGGCCAGGGCTACGCCACCCTCATTCAGACACTTATCAAGTGGCG AACCAAGCACGCAGATAGTATTGATTTGGAGTTGGAAGTGGACCCTCTTAATGTGGATCACTTCTCTTGCACTCCTCTG ATGTGGGCGTGTGCGCtgggccacctggaggcagctgTGGTTCTCTATAAATGGGACCGACGAGCCCTCGCGATCCCGGATTCTCTGGGCCGCCTTCCTCTGTCTATAGCACGCTCCCGGGGTCATACCAAACTGGCCGAATGTCTGGAGCAGTTAcagagagaggagcagcagcccCCGGCCCCTCTTCCGCCCACCACTCGCATGTCTTTCTCACCAGCACCTGAAAACTCAACGACAGACAGCTGGATGGTCAGCTGGGCAAATGACACGGTCGTCGCCCCGGGCAGCAAGAAAGGAGGAcctaccaccaccaccaccaccatctccaCCACAACTACGTCCAGCACCACAAACACCAATCCAG ATTTAAGAAGACCAAGGTCAGAACCGTCCAACTACTACAGTAGTGAGGGCCAGAGAGACCTTCCACTCGCTAAAAAGCATAAACCAAACCCAGAAATGTTTCAGACACGGCCCAACAAGGCCATGTCCGTCCCCTTGAgcttggagcagcagcagctccacaatCTCTCCACCAGTCCCAAGAGCCAGTCCTCAGAGGGTCTCAGTGCTGACAAAAACACGTCTGTCGGAGGCAGCGCCACGACGGCTCGATGGAGCTCGAGAGAGGGCTTTCCCCCCGGAGGATTAGGAAGGAAAGGACTTGGTGGCAGTGCGACAAGCAGCCTTGGAAAAGAGAAACTGGTCAACAGGTTACGGCAGCGGGAACAGCTGGGCATGCTGGTGATGGCAGACAGAGAAATGGCAGATGCAGAACTtctgtcctaccgggaggatcTGGAAAACCAGGATTGTCTCACTCAGATGGATGACCTACAG GTCAATATGATGACACTGGCCGAGCACATCATTGAAGCAACACCGGAGAGGATAAAGAGGGAGAACTTCACAGCTGCCGACTCGGTGCCCGCAGACACTTCAGGGGTCAGCAACACCATGAACTGGCTGGCCAACTACCTGGGAGATGTGGAGCAGCTGCCGAGCATCATACACTTGAG GTCTCTGTATAATGTCCCCTTGGCCCCGTCGTCTAATCCCAACATCAGCCCTGGTTCCTCTCCCTTGAGAGAGGGACCCCTGGAGAGGCCCGTGCTTCCGTCGCCAGCAGACTGGAGTGAGTTCATCAACGCCTCCAACAGCAAGGTGGAGCGAGACCTGGCTCAGCTGACTCTGTCAGACCCAGAACAGAGAGAACTGTACGAAGCTGCCCGACTAGTCCAAACTGCCTTCCGCAAGTACAAG GGACGACCACTAAGAGAGCAACAAGAAGTAGCTGCTGCTGTTATTCAACGGTGTTACAAGAAATACAAACAG CTCACATGGATAGCCTTGAAG TATGCACTTTATAAGAAGATGACGCAGGCCGCCATCCTTATCCAGAGTAAATTCCGCAGCTACAACGAACAGAAGAAGTTTCAGCAGAGCAGGAGGGCCGCTGTACTCATTCAGCAATATTACCGCAGCTACAAGGAGTTTGGCAGGCTAAAGCCGCACCAACGTggggcggctgctgctgctctggtgcAGCACAAATTGAG aagtAGTCTGCTCACAAAGCGGCAAGATCAAGCTGCCAGAAAGATTATGAGGTTCCTGCGTCGCTGCCGCCACAG GGTGAAAGAATTGAAAAGGGACAAGGAACATGAGACCCCTCATCAGAGCCCCCTCGCAATGTGA
- the camta1a gene encoding calmodulin-binding transcription activator 1 isoform X4, giving the protein MAAENKPEGLKKVRNPDRMYRSAVCYAGHGPPKSISDDTETNSKNEHGHLKIYLPKKLLECLPKCTSLPKERHRWNTNEEIAAYLITFEKHEEWLTTSPKTRPQNGSMILYNRKKVKYRKDGYCWKKRKDGKTTREDHMKLKVQGVECLYGCYVHSSIIPTFHRRCYWLLQNPDIVLVHYLNVPAIEDCGKPCGPILCSINTDKKEWAKWTKEELIGQLKPMFHGIKWTCSNGNSSSGFSVEQLVQQILDSHQTKPPPRTHNCLCTGTLGAGSSVHHKCNSAKHRIISPKVDPRTGAYSSAHSEVQNNDVSEGKTEHTGHGGGKNSGGGGGGTTREKRNGKVHKPVLLHQNSTEVSSTNQVEVPDTTQNSPVSISSGLNSDPDMADSPAVTGMSHVASVMSGLSQGVFMSDVTGDPVYSMSPTGGPNTHLMGADAASQGLVLSVASDRHKFAFPGGGVGEAGAAGGGDSLAMLSSAGVSEELVLSSSLDAAGLKIPETNMNFDPDCFLNNPKQGQTYGGSALKTEGSTASSCSSSASTNGNLQRSPSMSDNSYNFNSNLVKNIKTEDTSFEQQLAKESGYQVGSVVNCGNGVTMSSGASSGQGNLGLTPAGSLLPSGGGLSPSTTLEQMDFSAIDAKQEYTAGAATVNYGQAMSSPHMQHQSRSPSFFLQDASQSNQQGRNNLGQKTHLMEHNSHDSGAYMGLQVVKTESPGSNGHLHHHHHHQNQHRINCNGAPATDGQPGSLQLLQYQGNFPGLGADHEEVVGLEQSGNVSSVQAAEGTADSLLKNGDHIQSCATASGEGGDHYLQQTSDGGVGGSGEGVVLHNGNNSSDSGNRTQQQQQLQPLLQGTNMVQGLYNSVGAHQGLGTGASNGGGAGSGMEISLDHFDISFGNQFSDLINDFISVDGSGSTMSGGGGLYAHQLVTSHNSESQGNGGGAQQGQEDAGNRGSSYNPSDLCLQPCCSPQALNGGGGGANSGDAGSLSYMNVAEVVSAAVAHGALGMLQATGRLFIVTDYSPEWSYPEGGVKVLITGPWQEASSNYSCLFDQISVPASLIQPGVLRCYCPAHDTGLVTLQVAVSNQIISNSVVFEYKARALPSLPSSQHDWLSLDDNQFRMSILERLEQMERRMAEMANHQQQSSTGSGGAGGGTGGSGGGGGGGAVGGGGGGGANNNQSQCVSGQLQASSSFESRVVVVCEKMMSRACWAKSKHLIHSKTFRGMTLLHLAAGQGYATLIQTLIKWRTKHADSIDLELEVDPLNVDHFSCTPLMWACALGHLEAAVVLYKWDRRALAIPDSLGRLPLSIARSRGHTKLAECLEQLQREEQQPPAPLPPTTRMSFSPAPENSTTDSWMVSWANDTVVAPGSKKGGPTTTTTTISTTTTSSTTNTNPDLRRPRSEPSNYYSSEGQRDLPLAKKHKPNPEMFQTRPNKAMSVPLSLEQQQLHNLSTSPKSQSSEGLSADKNTSVGGSATTARWSSREGFPPGGLGRKGLGGSATSSLGKEKLVNRLRQREQLGMLVMADREMADAELLSYREDLENQDCLTQMDDLQVNMMTLAEHIIEATPERIKRENFTAADSVPADTSGVSNTMNWLANYLGDVEQLPSIIHLRSLYNVPLAPSSNPNISPGSSPLREGPLERPVLPSPADWSEFINASNSKVERDLAQLTLSDPEQRELYEAARLVQTAFRKYKGRPLREQQEVAAAVIQRCYKKYKQLTWIALKYALYKKMTQAAILIQSKFRSYNEQKKFQQSRRAAVLIQQYYRSYKEFGRLKPHQRGAAAAALVQHKLSSLLTKRQDQAARKIMRFLRRCRHRVKELKRDKEHETPHQSPLAM; this is encoded by the exons AACCCTGACATTGTGCTCGTCCACTATTTGAATGTTCCAGCCATTGAGGATTGTGGGAAACCATGTGGGCCGATCCTCTGCTCCATCAATACAGACAAGAAAGAATGGGCCAAATGGACCAAGGAGGAGCTGATCGGGCAGCTCAAGCCCATGT TTCATGGCATCAAGTGGACTTGCAGCAATGGGAACAGCAGCTCTGGCTTCTCAGTGGAGCAGCTAGTGCAGCAGATACTGGACAGCCACCAGACTAAGCCTCCTCCCCGGACTCACAACTGCCTCTGCACAGGCACCCTGG GTGCGGGAAGCAGCGTGCACCACAAATGCAACAGCGCCAAACACCGCATCATCTCCCCAAAGGTGGACCCCCGTACCGGGGCGTACAGCAGCGCTCACTCTGAGGTCCAGAACAACGACGTGTCCGAGGGCAAAACTGAGCACACTGGCCATGGTGGGGGGAAGAACTCTGGAGGCGGCGGAGGTGGGACAACACGGGAAAAGCGCAATGGCAAAGTCCACAAGCCGGTCTTACTGCACCAGAACAGCACAGAGGTGTCATCCACCAACCAGGTGGAAGTGCCTGACACCACCCAGAACTCCCCGGTGTCCATCAGCAGCGGCCTCAACAGTGATCCAGACATGGCCGACAGTCCCGCGGTGACAGGCATGAGCCACGTGGCGTCCGTCATGTCGGGCTTGTCCCAGGGTGTATTTATGTCGGATGTGACCGGGGATCCAGTCTACAGTATGTCCCCCACCGGGGGCCCCAACACTCACCTAATGGGGGCTGATGCTGCCTCGCAGGGTTTGGTGCTGTCCGTCGCCTCTGATCGCCACAAATTTGCTTTCCCCGGGGGAGGAGTCGGGGAGGCTGGAGCTGCCGGCGGCGGAGACAGTCTGGCCATGCTGTCTTCAGCTGGTGTCTCTGAAGAACTGGTACTATCCAGCAGCCTGGATGCTGCGGGCCTCAAGATCCCGGAGACCAACATGAACTTTGACCCTGACTGCTTCTTGAATAACCCCAAACAGGGCCAGACGTATGGAGGCAGTGCACTGAAGACGGAAGGCAGCACTGCATCCTCTTGCTCTTCCAGCGCCAGCACCAACGGGAACCTGCAGCGCTCCCCGTCCATGTCCGACAACAGCTACAACTTCAACTCCAATCTGGTGAAAAACATCAAAACTGAAGACACGTCCTTCGAGCAGCAGCTGGCCAAGGAAAGCGGGTACCAGGTGGGATCGGTGGTGAATTGTGGCAATGGGGTGACAATGTCGTCCGGCGCCAGTTCGGGTCAGGGGAACCTGGGTCTGACTCCGGCAGGCTCCCTGCTTCCCTCTGGTGGAGGTCTGAGCCCCAGTACAACTTTGGAGCAGATGGATTTCAGCGCCATCGATGCGAAGCAGGAGTACACGGCTGGAGCAGCCACCGTCAACTATGGCCAGGCCATGTCCAGTCCGCATATGCAGCACCAGAGCCGCTCTCCCAGCTTCTTCCTTCAAGATGCCTCTCAGTCCAATCAGCAGGGCAGGAACAACTTGGGTCAGAAAACCCATCTGATGGAGCACAACTCCCACGACTCTGGAGCTTACATGGGCCTGCAGGTGGTGAAGACAGAGTCGCCGGGCAGTAATGggcacctccaccaccaccaccaccaccagaacCAGCACAGGATCAACTGTAATGGCGCGCCAGCCACCGACGGTCAGCCAGGGTCCCTGCAGCTTCTTCAGTACCAGGGAAACTTTCCTGGACTGGGTGCCGATCATGAGGAAGTGGTGGGCCTGGAGCAGTCTGGCAATGTGAGCTCAGTCCAGGCTGCCGAGGGCACAGCAGACAGTCTGCTGAAGAACGGGGACCACATTCAGAGCTGTGCCACTGCAAGCGGAGAAGGAGGCGATCACTATCTCCAGCAGACTTCTGACGGAGGAGTGGGAGGTTCTGGAGAAGGGGTCGTGCTTCACAATGGAAACAACAGCAGCGACAGCGGCAACCGcacacaacagcaacagcagctccaACCGCTTCTCCAAGGAACTAACATGGTCCAAGGTCTTTACAACAGTGTGGGTGCTCACCAGGGACTCGGCACCGGGGCCAGTAACGGAGGAGGGGCCGGTTCGGGCATGGAAATCAGCTTGGATCACTTCGACATTTCTTTTGGAAACCAGTTTTCAGATCTAATTAATGACTTCATATCAGTGGATGGAAGTGGCTCCACCATGTCCGGAGGTGGAGGTCTGTATGCCCACCAGCTGGTCACGTCCCACAACTCTGAGAGTCAGGGCAATGGAGGAGGAGCGCAGCAGGGTCAGGAAGATGCAGGCAACAGAGGAAGCAGCTACAACCCCTCAGACCTCTGCCTGCAACCGTGCTGTAGCCCCCAGGCGCtgaatggaggaggaggaggagcaaacTCTGGGGACGCAGGATCCTTGTCCTACATGAACGTCGCCGAGGTGGTCTCCGCTGCTGTAGCTCACGGTGCTCTGGGGATGCTCCAGGCCACTGGACGGCTCTTCATTGTCACTGACTATTCACCCGAATGGTCTTATCCTGAG GGTGGAGTGAAGGTGCTGATCACTGGCCCGTGGCAGGAGGCCAGCTCGAACTACAGCTGCCTATTTGACCAGATCTCAGTCCCTGCCTCTCTGATCCAGCCTGGAGTGCTGCGCTGCTACTGCCCCG CTCACGACACCGGCCTGGTGACACTTCAGGTGGCAGTCAGTAACCAGATCATCTCCAACTCTGTGGTTTTTGAGTACAAGGCTCGAGCTCTCCCTTCACTGCCTTCATCTCAGCACGACTGGCTCTCACTGGATG ATAACCAGTTCAGAATGTCTATCCTGGAGCGCTTGGagcagatggagaggaggatggCAGAGATGGCcaaccaccagcagcagagcagcacagGGAGTggcggagctggaggaggaacaggGGGATCAGggggcggtggtggtggtggtgccgtcggtggtggtggaggaggcggcGCTAACAATAACCAGTCACAG TGTGTGTCCGGCCAGCTGCAGGCCAGCAGCTCCTTCGAGAGTCGCGTGGTGGTGGTCTGCGAGAAGATGATGAGCCGAGCTTGCTGGGCAAAATCCAAACATTTAATCCACTCCAAGACTTTCAGAGGGATGACACTCCTGCACCTGGCTGCAGGCCAGGGCTACGCCACCCTCATTCAGACACTTATCAAGTGGCG AACCAAGCACGCAGATAGTATTGATTTGGAGTTGGAAGTGGACCCTCTTAATGTGGATCACTTCTCTTGCACTCCTCTG ATGTGGGCGTGTGCGCtgggccacctggaggcagctgTGGTTCTCTATAAATGGGACCGACGAGCCCTCGCGATCCCGGATTCTCTGGGCCGCCTTCCTCTGTCTATAGCACGCTCCCGGGGTCATACCAAACTGGCCGAATGTCTGGAGCAGTTAcagagagaggagcagcagcccCCGGCCCCTCTTCCGCCCACCACTCGCATGTCTTTCTCACCAGCACCTGAAAACTCAACGACAGACAGCTGGATGGTCAGCTGGGCAAATGACACGGTCGTCGCCCCGGGCAGCAAGAAAGGAGGAcctaccaccaccaccaccaccatctccaCCACAACTACGTCCAGCACCACAAACACCAATCCAG ATTTAAGAAGACCAAGGTCAGAACCGTCCAACTACTACAGTAGTGAGGGCCAGAGAGACCTTCCACTCGCTAAAAAGCATAAACCAAACCCAGAAATGTTTCAGACACGGCCCAACAAGGCCATGTCCGTCCCCTTGAgcttggagcagcagcagctccacaatCTCTCCACCAGTCCCAAGAGCCAGTCCTCAGAGGGTCTCAGTGCTGACAAAAACACGTCTGTCGGAGGCAGCGCCACGACGGCTCGATGGAGCTCGAGAGAGGGCTTTCCCCCCGGAGGATTAGGAAGGAAAGGACTTGGTGGCAGTGCGACAAGCAGCCTTGGAAAAGAGAAACTGGTCAACAGGTTACGGCAGCGGGAACAGCTGGGCATGCTGGTGATGGCAGACAGAGAAATGGCAGATGCAGAACTtctgtcctaccgggaggatcTGGAAAACCAGGATTGTCTCACTCAGATGGATGACCTACAG GTCAATATGATGACACTGGCCGAGCACATCATTGAAGCAACACCGGAGAGGATAAAGAGGGAGAACTTCACAGCTGCCGACTCGGTGCCCGCAGACACTTCAGGGGTCAGCAACACCATGAACTGGCTGGCCAACTACCTGGGAGATGTGGAGCAGCTGCCGAGCATCATACACTTGAG GTCTCTGTATAATGTCCCCTTGGCCCCGTCGTCTAATCCCAACATCAGCCCTGGTTCCTCTCCCTTGAGAGAGGGACCCCTGGAGAGGCCCGTGCTTCCGTCGCCAGCAGACTGGAGTGAGTTCATCAACGCCTCCAACAGCAAGGTGGAGCGAGACCTGGCTCAGCTGACTCTGTCAGACCCAGAACAGAGAGAACTGTACGAAGCTGCCCGACTAGTCCAAACTGCCTTCCGCAAGTACAAG GGACGACCACTAAGAGAGCAACAAGAAGTAGCTGCTGCTGTTATTCAACGGTGTTACAAGAAATACAAACAG CTCACATGGATAGCCTTGAAG TATGCACTTTATAAGAAGATGACGCAGGCCGCCATCCTTATCCAGAGTAAATTCCGCAGCTACAACGAACAGAAGAAGTTTCAGCAGAGCAGGAGGGCCGCTGTACTCATTCAGCAATATTACCGCAGCTACAAGGAGTTTGGCAGGCTAAAGCCGCACCAACGTggggcggctgctgctgctctggtgcAGCACAAATTGAG tAGTCTGCTCACAAAGCGGCAAGATCAAGCTGCCAGAAAGATTATGAGGTTCCTGCGTCGCTGCCGCCACAG GGTGAAAGAATTGAAAAGGGACAAGGAACATGAGACCCCTCATCAGAGCCCCCTCGCAATGTGA